One genomic region from Mesorhizobium terrae encodes:
- the cysD gene encoding sulfate adenylyltransferase subunit CysD gives MNMALTHLQRLEAESIHIFREVAANFSKPVMLYSVGKDSSVLMHLAMKAFYPAKPPFPFLHVDTTWKFREMIAFRDHMAEKLGFDLLVHVNEDGVRDNINPFDHGSNVHTHVMKTVGLRQALDKYGFDAAFGGARRDEEKSRAKERIFSFRNAAHAWDPKNQRPEMWNIYNTRIAAGESIRVFPLSNWTELDIWQYILQEDIPIVPLYFAKERPVVERDGMLILKDDDRMKLRPGETVENRLVRFRTLGCYPLTGAIESDADTLEAIVGEMLTARTSERQGRLIDRDEAGSMEKKKREGYF, from the coding sequence ATGAACATGGCACTCACCCATCTCCAGCGGTTGGAAGCCGAGTCCATCCATATCTTCCGCGAGGTCGCGGCGAATTTCTCCAAGCCGGTCATGCTTTATTCGGTCGGCAAGGATTCCTCGGTGCTAATGCACCTGGCGATGAAGGCCTTTTATCCGGCCAAGCCGCCATTTCCCTTCCTGCATGTCGACACCACCTGGAAGTTCCGCGAGATGATCGCCTTTCGCGATCACATGGCGGAAAAGCTCGGCTTCGACCTTTTGGTGCACGTCAACGAGGACGGCGTGCGCGACAACATCAACCCGTTCGACCACGGTTCGAACGTGCACACCCACGTCATGAAGACGGTTGGGCTGCGCCAGGCGCTCGACAAATACGGTTTTGACGCGGCCTTCGGCGGCGCCCGCCGCGACGAGGAGAAATCGCGCGCCAAGGAGCGCATCTTCTCTTTCCGCAACGCCGCCCACGCCTGGGACCCGAAGAACCAGCGGCCGGAAATGTGGAACATCTACAACACCCGCATCGCCGCCGGTGAATCGATCCGCGTCTTTCCGCTCTCCAACTGGACCGAGCTCGACATCTGGCAGTACATCCTCCAGGAAGATATCCCGATCGTGCCGCTCTACTTCGCCAAGGAGCGGCCGGTTGTGGAACGCGACGGCATGCTGATCCTGAAGGACGACGACCGCATGAAGCTGAGGCCCGGCGAGACGGTGGAAAACCGTCTGGTGCGCTTCCGCACGCTGGGCTGCTATCCGCTGACCGGCGCCATCGAGTCCGACGCCGACACGTTGGAAGCCATCGTCGGCGAGATGCTGACGGCGCGCACTTCCGAGCGCCAGGGCCGCCTGATCGACCGCGACGAAGCGGGCTCGATGGAAAAGAAGAAGCGCGAGGGTTATTTTTGA
- a CDS encoding DUF2793 domain-containing protein codes for MSEQTKLLELPYILPSQAQKHVIHNEALRRLDAVVQLAVLDRDLAAPPASPQEGDRYLVAVSPTGAWAGKAGMIAAWQDGAWAFLVPRRGWLAWVADETRLLAFDGGVWAAVGEATSLQRLGVNATADVTNRLVVRSEAVLFDNVGAGHQVKVNKAGAGHSATVLFQTGYSGRAEFGLAGDDDWRVKTSADGASWNEALVADKGTGAVRFPAGVEHAATRKPLSGMILTPGGDGQVSILRLSRTRSQDPRQATLSAVAGSVLTLAANDADLFFDTTMRDVSYVRVWNVSKAAAQPAWIKWNPAANQLQVTSAADVAGWVAGEVVQLGDIAGRPGVPAGFTRGYALDISPMLQNQLGAVFRQAAITFRCDVQGIGTRVGVLLSRDTGAGSFFGGNSLSDGAVNTTMHIVPTTQLSPVSNSNLVYVREDGNGANTLGATTISVCGVWV; via the coding sequence ATGAGCGAACAGACCAAACTTCTCGAACTTCCCTACATCCTTCCTTCGCAAGCCCAGAAACACGTCATCCACAATGAGGCGTTGCGTCGGCTGGACGCCGTCGTGCAACTTGCGGTGCTCGACCGTGACCTCGCCGCACCGCCGGCAAGTCCGCAGGAGGGCGACCGCTATCTGGTCGCTGTCTCGCCGACGGGTGCCTGGGCGGGCAAGGCCGGCATGATTGCCGCCTGGCAGGACGGCGCCTGGGCCTTCCTGGTGCCACGGCGGGGCTGGCTGGCCTGGGTGGCGGACGAGACACGGCTCCTTGCCTTCGATGGCGGTGTCTGGGCCGCGGTCGGCGAGGCCACCTCGCTGCAGCGGCTTGGCGTCAACGCCACCGCCGATGTCACGAACCGCCTCGTGGTGCGTTCGGAGGCGGTGTTGTTCGACAATGTCGGCGCCGGCCATCAGGTGAAGGTCAACAAGGCAGGCGCCGGCCACAGCGCCACCGTTTTGTTCCAGACCGGCTATTCGGGCCGCGCCGAATTCGGGCTCGCCGGCGATGACGACTGGCGCGTCAAGACCAGCGCCGATGGTGCGAGCTGGAACGAGGCGCTGGTCGCCGACAAGGGCACGGGCGCGGTGCGATTTCCGGCCGGCGTCGAGCATGCCGCGACGCGCAAGCCACTGAGCGGCATGATCCTGACGCCCGGCGGCGATGGGCAGGTGTCGATCTTGCGGCTTTCGCGCACCCGCAGCCAGGATCCGCGCCAGGCGACGTTGTCGGCGGTCGCCGGAAGCGTGCTGACGCTGGCCGCCAACGACGCAGACCTGTTCTTCGACACCACGATGCGCGACGTCTCCTATGTCAGGGTGTGGAATGTCTCCAAGGCGGCAGCGCAGCCGGCGTGGATCAAGTGGAACCCGGCCGCCAACCAGCTTCAGGTCACCAGCGCCGCGGACGTGGCGGGATGGGTGGCCGGGGAAGTTGTCCAGCTTGGCGATATTGCCGGCCGGCCTGGTGTTCCCGCCGGCTTTACCCGTGGCTATGCGCTGGATATCTCGCCCATGCTGCAGAACCAGTTGGGCGCCGTGTTCCGCCAGGCGGCGATCACGTTCAGATGCGATGTGCAGGGCATCGGCACAAGGGTCGGCGTTCTCTTGTCGCGCGATACCGGCGCGGGGTCGTTTTTCGGCGGCAACAGCCTGTCCGACGGCGCGGTCAACACCACCATGCACATCGTGCCCACCACGCAATTGTCACCGGTTTCGAACTCGAACCTCGTTTATGTGCGCGAGGACGGCAATGGCGCCAACACGCTGGGAGCGACCACCATCTCGGTCTGTGGTGTCTGGGTCTGA